Proteins co-encoded in one Bacillus infantis NRRL B-14911 genomic window:
- a CDS encoding LytR/AlgR family response regulator transcription factor has product MRAIIVEDEIPAKEELEYLIETHSKIEIVASFEDGLDVLKFLQEEEVDAIFLDINIPSLDGMLLAGSISKFAKKPYIIFTTAYKEHAAQAFELEAFDYILKPYEEKRIAAMLSKLEAAFQKGKQTQEEIPQDRNRRINLRKNENIIVTEVNDIYYAEASEKITLVYTESEEYTMPVSISEFHDSLPQDLFFRCHRSYSVNLSKIHEIVPWFNNTYVLKLKGVKAEIPVSRSKSKAFRQIMHL; this is encoded by the coding sequence ATGAGAGCGATCATAGTAGAAGATGAAATTCCGGCGAAGGAAGAGCTGGAATATTTAATAGAGACGCATAGCAAAATCGAGATTGTGGCTTCGTTTGAGGACGGGCTGGATGTGCTGAAGTTCCTTCAGGAGGAAGAAGTCGATGCCATCTTCCTGGACATCAATATCCCCTCATTGGATGGGATGCTGCTGGCAGGAAGCATCAGCAAGTTTGCTAAGAAGCCGTATATCATTTTCACAACAGCTTATAAGGAGCATGCGGCACAGGCCTTTGAACTGGAGGCTTTTGATTATATTTTAAAGCCTTATGAGGAAAAAAGGATTGCCGCTATGCTTTCCAAGCTGGAAGCAGCCTTTCAGAAGGGAAAGCAGACGCAGGAAGAGATTCCCCAGGACCGCAATCGCCGGATTAATCTGAGGAAAAATGAAAATATCATCGTGACGGAGGTAAATGATATTTATTACGCTGAGGCTAGTGAAAAAATCACCCTGGTTTACACAGAGTCGGAAGAGTACACGATGCCTGTGTCAATTAGCGAATTTCATGACAGCCTGCCTCAGGATCTCTTTTTTAGATGCCACCGTTCCTATAGTGTGAATCTGTCCAAGATCCATGAGATTGTGCCATGGTTCAATAATACATATGTATTGAAACTGAAGGGTGTGAAGGCGGAAATACCGGTCAGCAGAAGCAAGTCGAAAGCGTTCCGGCAGATTATGCATTTGTAA
- a CDS encoding L-lactate MFS transporter translates to MNERKANRLLIIIGTIIVQMGLGTIYTWSLFNQPLVDKFGWELSATSITFSITSFALAFATLFSGKLQDRWGLRRLVAAAGILLGAGLILSSQVSSLWMLYAVAGVIVGFADGTAYITTLSNLIKWFPEKKGLISGISVGAFGTGSLIFKYVNASFISSFGVSTAFLVWGAIVLVMVVGGSFLLKEAKETADSSMKAASKQKDYTVKEMLKTKQAYLLFVIFFTACMSGLYLVGIVKDIGVSLAGLDAATAANAVALVAIFNTTGRIVLGALSDKVGRMEVICGTLLVTAIAVTVLSFVPLNFPIFFACVAAIAFCFGGNITVFPAIVADFFGLKNQSKNYGVIYQGFGIGALAGSLVAAVLGGFQATFTVIAALCIVSLVIALTIKPPGEGKKRKERKGKMKLEPHTRVG, encoded by the coding sequence ATGAACGAACGAAAGGCAAATCGACTTCTTATCATCATTGGCACCATTATCGTCCAGATGGGTTTGGGCACCATTTATACGTGGAGCCTTTTCAATCAGCCTCTAGTCGATAAATTCGGCTGGGAATTAAGCGCAACCAGCATTACTTTTTCCATTACAAGCTTTGCTTTAGCATTTGCGACCCTGTTCTCAGGGAAGCTGCAGGATAGATGGGGCCTTCGCCGTTTGGTGGCCGCGGCCGGGATATTGCTTGGTGCTGGGTTAATCCTCAGCTCACAGGTATCCTCATTATGGATGCTGTACGCCGTTGCCGGAGTGATCGTTGGCTTCGCAGATGGTACGGCTTATATTACAACACTAAGCAATTTGATCAAATGGTTCCCAGAGAAAAAAGGCTTGATCTCAGGGATTTCCGTTGGTGCATTTGGGACAGGCAGCCTGATTTTTAAATATGTGAACGCCAGTTTTATCTCATCATTCGGTGTCTCAACAGCCTTCCTCGTATGGGGAGCAATCGTCCTGGTAATGGTCGTTGGCGGCTCGTTTTTACTAAAAGAAGCAAAAGAAACAGCAGACAGCTCTATGAAAGCGGCATCAAAGCAAAAGGATTATACAGTCAAAGAAATGCTGAAAACGAAGCAGGCATATCTGCTGTTTGTGATCTTCTTCACAGCATGTATGAGCGGGTTATACCTGGTCGGGATTGTCAAGGACATCGGAGTCAGCTTAGCCGGGCTGGATGCAGCTACAGCGGCAAACGCAGTCGCATTGGTAGCCATCTTTAATACAACAGGCCGAATCGTTCTGGGTGCACTGTCAGATAAAGTCGGCCGGATGGAAGTTATTTGCGGAACGCTGCTGGTCACTGCCATTGCAGTCACAGTCTTAAGCTTTGTTCCATTGAACTTCCCGATCTTCTTCGCCTGTGTAGCAGCCATTGCCTTCTGCTTTGGCGGAAACATCACTGTATTCCCAGCCATCGTGGCAGACTTCTTTGGACTGAAGAACCAAAGCAAGAACTATGGCGTAATCTACCAGGGATTTGGAATCGGGGCTTTAGCGGGCTCTCTGGTAGCCGCTGTACTTGGTGGGTTCCAGGCAACGTTTACGGTTATCGCAGCATTGTGTATCGTCTCACTTGTGATTGCACTGACCATTAAGCCGCCTGGTGAGGGCAAGAAGCGTAAGGAACGTAAGGGGAAGATGAAGTTGGAGCCTCATACGAGAGTTGGATAA
- a CDS encoding sensor histidine kinase produces the protein MYASSELEMLIRLIERAALLLITLFFMARVPKFKEILQRDHHSPVELSLLTGIFCVFALFGTYSGIEVEGSIINIRTIAIVSGGILFGPWVGIVTGIVSGMHRYLIDIGGVTSVPCLITSILAGFTAGYIHVYMKKSRRWIYGIIAGMFCETLTMILILAMADSFELGVAIVSKIGIPMILGQVSIGLIILMIASVEGEKERIAAQQSQLALNIANKTLPYFRSINGESLRTICRIIKDDIKADAVAITDTKDVLAYVGYGEEKYKIGQEIISDLTKETIRNGQITIRNNIADHHTPQIHCLLIIPLSEQGIITGTLKIYYRRAYTITNTLQTMAIGLAQIISTLMEVSRVEQIKEEANKAEIRALQSKINPHFLFNALNAIASTTRRDPEKARELIISLSGYMRYNLEVGEELIEVQTALEQVRNYIKIEKARFGERLQVVYDIDDLHLKLPSLLIQPLVENAVVHGILKQKGPGSVTISIKEFQDKIRVSVRDTGKGIDQEVIDRLHKGEVSSKQIGLFNVHQRVKLIYGTDLVIHRLNPGTEVYFDIGKEPS, from the coding sequence ATGTACGCTTCATCTGAGTTAGAAATGCTCATTCGGTTAATCGAGCGGGCTGCACTTTTGCTGATTACTTTATTTTTCATGGCGAGGGTGCCGAAGTTTAAAGAGATTTTGCAGAGGGACCATCATTCCCCGGTAGAGCTGTCGCTGCTGACGGGGATTTTCTGTGTGTTTGCCCTTTTTGGGACCTATTCGGGAATTGAAGTGGAAGGTTCGATCATTAATATCCGGACGATTGCGATAGTTTCCGGGGGAATCCTGTTTGGCCCATGGGTTGGCATAGTAACAGGGATTGTTTCCGGGATGCACCGCTATTTGATCGATATTGGCGGGGTGACCTCTGTTCCGTGCCTGATCACCAGTATTCTGGCAGGGTTCACTGCTGGCTATATCCATGTTTATATGAAAAAAAGCAGGCGATGGATTTATGGGATTATCGCCGGGATGTTCTGCGAGACCCTGACGATGATTCTTATTTTAGCAATGGCTGATTCCTTTGAATTGGGTGTCGCGATTGTATCGAAGATAGGGATTCCGATGATTTTGGGACAGGTCAGCATTGGACTGATCATCCTGATGATTGCGAGTGTGGAAGGGGAGAAAGAGCGGATTGCCGCCCAGCAGTCCCAGCTGGCCCTTAATATCGCTAATAAGACTCTGCCATATTTCCGCTCGATTAACGGAGAATCGCTTCGGACGATTTGCAGGATCATTAAAGATGATATCAAGGCAGATGCCGTTGCGATTACGGATACAAAGGATGTTCTTGCCTATGTCGGATATGGGGAAGAGAAGTATAAGATTGGACAGGAAATCATCAGTGATCTGACGAAAGAAACGATCCGCAATGGGCAGATTACCATCAGGAACAATATTGCCGATCATCATACACCGCAGATCCACTGCCTGCTGATTATTCCTCTATCAGAGCAGGGCATTATAACAGGGACATTGAAAATTTATTACCGGAGAGCCTATACCATCACAAATACACTGCAGACGATGGCGATTGGACTGGCGCAGATCATCTCTACTTTGATGGAAGTTTCGAGAGTGGAGCAGATTAAGGAAGAAGCCAATAAAGCTGAGATAAGGGCCTTGCAGTCAAAAATCAATCCTCACTTCTTGTTCAATGCCCTTAATGCGATTGCCTCAACGACAAGGCGTGACCCGGAAAAAGCAAGGGAACTGATCATCAGTCTATCTGGGTATATGCGCTATAATTTGGAAGTTGGCGAAGAACTGATTGAAGTTCAAACGGCGCTTGAGCAGGTGAGAAATTATATTAAAATAGAAAAAGCAAGGTTTGGTGAACGTCTTCAGGTTGTTTATGATATAGACGATCTTCATTTAAAACTGCCAAGCCTGCTGATCCAGCCTTTAGTGGAAAATGCCGTGGTCCATGGCATATTAAAACAAAAAGGGCCTGGCAGCGTGACGATTTCCATTAAAGAATTCCAAGATAAAATTAGAGTGAGTGTCAGGGATACAGGAAAAGGAATCGACCAGGAAGTGATTGATCGCCTGCACAAAGGGGAGGTTTCCTCCAAGCAGATTGGCCTTTTCAATGTGCATCAGCGGGTGAAGCTGATTTACGGGACTGATCTGGTGATTCACAGGCTGAATCCGGGCACGGAAGTTTATTTTGACATAGGTAAGGAGCCATCATGA